A genomic window from Chanodichthys erythropterus isolate Z2021 chromosome 1, ASM2448905v1, whole genome shotgun sequence includes:
- the yif1a gene encoding protein YIF1A isoform X1 has product MQQTLIAWISDFSANQIIFGIQSRREDGFSTAWISAKPRARASPPSGGPLLFDDTSSVPPPMNNQNYYSSGYNMAEVPAGGQDPGVGNLFADPMASAAMMYGSSLANQGKDIVNKEINRFMSVNKLKYFFAVDTKYVMKKLMLLIFPYTHQDWEVRYHRDTPLTPRHDVNAPDLYIPTMAFITYILLAGMALGIQKRFSPEVLGLCASTALVWIIIEVLVMLLSLYLLTVHTDLSTFDLVAYSGYKYVGMIFTVLCGLLFGSDGYFVALAWSSCALMFFIVRSLKMKILSSADSIGAGASTKPQFRLYITVASAAFQPIIIYWLTAHLVR; this is encoded by the exons ATGCAACAGACTTTAATCGCTTGGATTTCAGATTTTTCAGctaatcaaattatttttggAATTCAAAGCAGGAGAGAAGATGGATTTTCAACAGCATGGATATCGG CAAAACCCAGAGCCAGAGCATCTCCACCCAGTGGAGGTCCGCTTCTCTTCGATGACACCAGCTCTGTTCCTCCACCCATGAACAACCAGAACTACTATAGTTCAGGTTATAATATGGCTGAAGTGCCAGCGGGAGGTCAAGATCCTGGAGTGGGCAACCTCTTTGCAGATCCAATGGCCAGTGCTGCCATGATGTATGGATCATCACTTGCCAATCAAGGCAAGGATATTGTGAACAAAGAG ATAAACCGATTCATGTCAGTGAACAAGCTGAAGTATTTCTTTGCCGTTGATACCAAATATGTTATGAAGAAACTGATGCTTCTCATTTTCCCTTACACACATCAG GACTGGGAAGTACGTTACCACAGAGACACTCCACTCACACCACGCCATGATGTCAACGCTCCAGATCTCTACATACCCA caaTGGCTTTTATCACCTACATTTTGCTGGCAGGAATGGCTTTAGGAATCCAGAAACG GTTCAGTCCAGAGGTTTTGGGTTTGTGTGCAAGCACAGCTCTGGTGTGGATCATTATTGAAGTTCTAGTCATGTTGCTCAGTCTTTACTTGCTCACAGTTCACACAGACCTCTCAACGTTTGACCTTGTTGCCTACAGTGGATACAAATATGTGGG GATGATTTTCACTGTGTTGTGTGGACTGCTCTTTGGCAGTGATGGCTACTTCGTTGCTCTTGCTTGGTCTTCTTGTGCCCTCATGTTTTTTATT gTTCGTTCTCTAAAAATGAAGATCTTGTCTTCAGCAGACTCCATAGGTGCCGGAGCGAGTACCAAGCCTCAATTTCGCTTGTACATAACTGTGGCATCTGCTGCCTTTCAGCCAATCATCATTTACTGGCTCACCGCTCATTTGGTCAGATGA
- the yif1a gene encoding protein YIF1A isoform X2: MDFQQHGYRATKPRARASPPSGGPLLFDDTSSVPPPMNNQNYYSSGYNMAEVPAGGQDPGVGNLFADPMASAAMMYGSSLANQGKDIVNKEINRFMSVNKLKYFFAVDTKYVMKKLMLLIFPYTHQDWEVRYHRDTPLTPRHDVNAPDLYIPTMAFITYILLAGMALGIQKRFSPEVLGLCASTALVWIIIEVLVMLLSLYLLTVHTDLSTFDLVAYSGYKYVGMIFTVLCGLLFGSDGYFVALAWSSCALMFFIVRSLKMKILSSADSIGAGASTKPQFRLYITVASAAFQPIIIYWLTAHLVR, encoded by the exons ATGGATTTTCAACAGCATGGATATCGGGCAA CAAAACCCAGAGCCAGAGCATCTCCACCCAGTGGAGGTCCGCTTCTCTTCGATGACACCAGCTCTGTTCCTCCACCCATGAACAACCAGAACTACTATAGTTCAGGTTATAATATGGCTGAAGTGCCAGCGGGAGGTCAAGATCCTGGAGTGGGCAACCTCTTTGCAGATCCAATGGCCAGTGCTGCCATGATGTATGGATCATCACTTGCCAATCAAGGCAAGGATATTGTGAACAAAGAG ATAAACCGATTCATGTCAGTGAACAAGCTGAAGTATTTCTTTGCCGTTGATACCAAATATGTTATGAAGAAACTGATGCTTCTCATTTTCCCTTACACACATCAG GACTGGGAAGTACGTTACCACAGAGACACTCCACTCACACCACGCCATGATGTCAACGCTCCAGATCTCTACATACCCA caaTGGCTTTTATCACCTACATTTTGCTGGCAGGAATGGCTTTAGGAATCCAGAAACG GTTCAGTCCAGAGGTTTTGGGTTTGTGTGCAAGCACAGCTCTGGTGTGGATCATTATTGAAGTTCTAGTCATGTTGCTCAGTCTTTACTTGCTCACAGTTCACACAGACCTCTCAACGTTTGACCTTGTTGCCTACAGTGGATACAAATATGTGGG GATGATTTTCACTGTGTTGTGTGGACTGCTCTTTGGCAGTGATGGCTACTTCGTTGCTCTTGCTTGGTCTTCTTGTGCCCTCATGTTTTTTATT gTTCGTTCTCTAAAAATGAAGATCTTGTCTTCAGCAGACTCCATAGGTGCCGGAGCGAGTACCAAGCCTCAATTTCGCTTGTACATAACTGTGGCATCTGCTGCCTTTCAGCCAATCATCATTTACTGGCTCACCGCTCATTTGGTCAGATGA
- the si:ch211-145o7.3 gene encoding forkhead box protein N2: MEKDTQALPPHSPLHSPQNNSEALSLSPSLPQPAAVLPASLPSSPTTPASYLHFSSTPRVYGGSHCPSPSSVSDQDDLTCLSWLHQRGDLLPLQPLPRITTLPQMLEPVPAQQLPPTPAKPPYSFSSLIFMAIEDSPEKRLPVKSIYEWIVDNFPYYREAPGGWRNSVRHNLSLSKSFQRIHRDKSQSVGKGSLWRVCPEYRPALLEVLKKTHYCHRTNSNLLNKPVLLEATDNGQNILGETMEISDLDSLSSNPPCSLIPDHEELVPMESVELTEVAGEDSEKDPLADSGYIELHYYQYQQYQYLVLPGDAELDLETVEILQLDAEAQEAAGSLLDLAGGNH, translated from the exons ATGGAGAAAGACACACAAGCACTGCCACCCCATTCTCCTCTACATTCCCCCCAAAATAATTCAGAAGCTCTTTCTCTATCCCCCTCTCTTCCACAGCCTGCCGCTGTTCTGCCTGCATCCCTCCCTTCCTCCCCAACCACCCCAGCCTCCTATCTTCACTTTTCATCAACCCCTCGGGTATATGGAGGATCACACTGCCCGAGTCCTTCCTCAGTATCTGATCAGGATGACCTGACCTGCCTCAGCTGGTTGCATCAAAGGGGGGACCTGTTGCCCTTGCAGCCCCTGCCCAGAATCACTACACTGCCTCAGATGTTAGAGCCCGTTCCTGCCCAACAGCTGCCTCCCACCCCTGCCAAACCCCCGTACTCTTTTAGCAGTCTCATCTTCATGGCAATTGAAGACTCGCCTGAGAAGAGACTCCCGGTGAAAAGTATTTATGAGTGGATTGTGGACAACTTTCCCTACTATAGAGAGGCTCCAGGTGGATGGAGGAACTCTGTGCGACACAACCTGTCCTTGAGCAAGAGCTTCCAACGAATACATCGAGACAAGAGTCAA TCTGTTGGAAAGGGCTCATTATGGCGTGTTTGTCCAGAATATCGGCCAGCTCTTCTGGAAGTTCTTAAGAAAACACATTATTGTCATCGTACCAACAGCAACTTGTTGAACAAGCCTGTTTT GTTGGAGGCGACTGATAATGGGCAGAACATTTTGGGTGAGACCATGGAAATTTCAG ATCTAGATTCTCTCTCCTCAAACCCGccgtgctctttgataccagaTCACGAGGAGCTGGTCCCCATGGAGTCTGTGGAACTTACAGAGGTTGCTGGCGAGGATTCAGAGAAAGATCCATTGGCAGACAGCGGTTACATTGAGTTACACTACTATCAGTATCAGCAATATCAGTACCTGGTTCTTCCAGGAGACGCAGAGCTGGACCTGGAGACGGTTGAGATACTGCAGCTTGATGCTGAGGCTCAGGAAGCTGCAGGGTCACTGCTTGACCTTGCGGGAGGAAACCACTGA